A segment of the Cohnella algarum genome:
GGGCGGAGCGCGTCATCACCGAGGACGCGGAGCAAAGCCAGGCCAGATTGCAGCTGCTGGCGGCGCTGCGCATCGTCCTGGCGAACTGCCTGAAGCTGGTCGGCGTATCGGCCCCGGAAAAAATGTAAGCCGTCGCCGCGGCCGAGCGGGGGAGATTCCGGCCAGGCCGTCGTCCGCTCAGGGCTGACGCGGCTTCAGCTGGTCGGCCGCTTGCATCATCAAGCCTATGCGAAGCTCTCCGGCGGTCGTCCGGAGAGCTTTCGCGCCTCTTAGCGGGCGCACGGACCGCTTCAAAATTTGTTTGATCTGCTCGGGGTCAGATCCCGGCGGTATGACAGCAAAAGCGCCACGGCGCCGGTGACGTGCGAGGTGGCCATCGACGTGCCGCTCATGATTTTGCGTTTGCCCTGCAGCCAGCACGATTCGATTTTTTCTCCGGGCGCATAAATATCGATATAGCTGCTGCGGTTCGTAAACGCGGCTACCCGGCCCTGCCGGTTCGTCGCCCCGACGGCGACCGTCTGGCTGTATCTGGCGGGATAGTCGATCGTTCCCCGCTTGCCGTCGTTGCCGGACGAGGCGACGATGAGGACGCCGGACCGGTAGGCGTTGCCCACCGCATGCAGCAGGGACCGGCTGCGGCCGTGCATGCCGAAGCTCATGTTGACGACGTTCATCCGGTTGCGGACGCACCAGTCGATGCCGAGAATAATATCGGAAACGTAAGCCGTCCCGTTGTGGTCGAACGCTTTGATCGGATATAAGGAAGCCCGCGGCGCGACGCCGATCATGCCCTGAAGCTGGTTGGCCGCGGCGATCGTGCCGGCGATGTGCGTGCCGTGGCCGTTATCGTCCTGAGGAAGCTGCGTCCGCTGCAGAAGATTGATCCCTCTTTCCAGCGAATGGCGCAAGTCGGGATGCTGAAAGTCGACGCCGGTATCGATGATGCCGACTTTGACGCGGTAGCCGGTGGCCCGGCCCCACGCGTCGGGGGCGCCGATTTTCCGCACCCCCCAAGGAACGCCTTTCGCCGTGCGAGAGCCCGGGGACGCCTGCGGCAGTCCGTCGACGCGAACGACCGCATCGGGTTCCCAGATGACGGATTTCGTCAACGCTTGCGGCAATTGGTCGACGGGGATCGGACAGGCATAGGCGCGAATGATGCCGAGCCGGCGGACGCTTTGCAGCGCTTTGCAGTTTTTGCGCTGCGATTGCAGCGCCTGAAAAAACCTTCTGTCGTCTCCCGGACGGACGAACCGCAATATCGTTCTGCCGGCGTCGGTCTCCGGAGCGGAGAGGGAACCTTTCAGCCATTTCAGCAACCCGCTTGTTTCCAATGGGGCATCCCTCCCGTCGTATGCTTCCCTATTGTATGAACGACCCGGGGAACGGCTTGGGAAACCGGCCTTTTTGCGCGCAAATGGGCGACGGGGTGTGTCAATATCGGCCGGCGGCCATACGATGGATGGAGAACCCTTGCGGGTTCTCCGCCGCGCCGCTTTGCATGGGAAGCGGCCGGAGGGATACAGTCGAAAAGCGAAGGCGCAGCCGGCCCGGCATGCCTTCGCTTTTTCGGCGCTTGCATTTTTATAGGAAATGCGGTTAACTAATGGGTGACACCTGAAACCAACCGGGATTGAAGCATACAATCGCTTAATATAAAGAGAGGATGAGGTGCAGCGTGAGCGCGGAATACGTCCTGAAGCTAAATGAAGAAAAAATTCGCGAGCTGCCGATGGTGGATCTTGCGTTCGAGGTTTTAAAGGCGGCGAACACTCCCTTTTACTATCGGGACTTGATGAACGAAATCGCCAAATTGAGAGGGTTCACCGAAGAGCAAATCAACGATTTGATCGTGCACGTGTACACCGAGATCAACATCGACGGGCGCTTCGCCTGCGTCGGCAACAACGTGTGGGGCCTTAAGCGCTGGTATCCGGTCGAGAAGGCCGACGAGGCGGTGACCGGAAGCGGCAAGCGCCCGCGGATCATCAACGACGACGACGATCTGGACGACGAGGATCTGTACGGCGAGGACGAGGAAGAAGTGGTGGCGGCCGACGACGAAAATTACGACCTGTTCGACGAAGAACGGGAAGAAATTTTCGACGAAGGCGAAGAAGCCGCCGAAATCGACGAGGAAGTCGAGATCGAGGAAGAGGAAGACCCCGAGCTTGAAGGCGAGCTGGAAGAGGAAGCGGAAGAAGAGCTGGACGACGACGATCTCGATCCGGACGATGAGGACGAGCGCGACTGACCGCCTTTCCGGACGGTTGCGGACCGGACATTCGGAAGCCCGGGCTTGAGGCCGCGCGAGGCTTGACACCATATCCTTTAGACGGTAAACTTAGGCTTGGGCTTTAGAACCGTGCTTTTCCATAGGTGAATCGATTAAAAAGTGCCCCCATTATTATGGGTGTCACTTTTTTGTTTTGTCGGGCATGAAATCGCAGCTTAACCTCGCCTCATGTCCGGCGTAAAAAGGGTGTCTAATTTGCAATCGACGATTGCGGTTATGCTAAAGATAATGCCGACGAGC
Coding sequences within it:
- a CDS encoding S8 family peptidase yields the protein METSGLLKWLKGSLSAPETDAGRTILRFVRPGDDRRFFQALQSQRKNCKALQSVRRLGIIRAYACPIPVDQLPQALTKSVIWEPDAVVRVDGLPQASPGSRTAKGVPWGVRKIGAPDAWGRATGYRVKVGIIDTGVDFQHPDLRHSLERGINLLQRTQLPQDDNGHGTHIAGTIAAANQLQGMIGVAPRASLYPIKAFDHNGTAYVSDIILGIDWCVRNRMNVVNMSFGMHGRSRSLLHAVGNAYRSGVLIVASSGNDGKRGTIDYPARYSQTVAVGATNRQGRVAAFTNRSSYIDIYAPGEKIESCWLQGKRKIMSGTSMATSHVTGAVALLLSYRRDLTPSRSNKF
- the rpoE gene encoding DNA-directed RNA polymerase subunit delta, whose amino-acid sequence is MSAEYVLKLNEEKIRELPMVDLAFEVLKAANTPFYYRDLMNEIAKLRGFTEEQINDLIVHVYTEINIDGRFACVGNNVWGLKRWYPVEKADEAVTGSGKRPRIINDDDDLDDEDLYGEDEEEVVAADDENYDLFDEEREEIFDEGEEAAEIDEEVEIEEEEDPELEGELEEEAEEELDDDDLDPDDEDERD